A section of the Armatimonadota bacterium genome encodes:
- a CDS encoding serine O-acetyltransferase, whose translation MKSYFRTMSETDYTQQFIEIAHASRPLLSLKHTSEQWVGQVLSALFPELCKSADCEDKVVRERLESISQLTESLSKLVQLPTLRPESLFASLLQIRESLVLDANAILLGDPAATTLDEIILSYPGFLATAHYRLAHFLHLQGFKLVPRIITEKAHRETGIDIHPGAQIGERFFIDHGTGVVIGETTVIGSGVKLYQGVTLGALSISKEMAKSKRHPTIEDDVLIYANATILGGETVIGRGSIIGGNAWITESVAPGSFVKYNPK comes from the coding sequence ATGAAGTCGTATTTCAGGACAATGAGCGAAACCGACTACACCCAGCAGTTTATCGAGATCGCTCATGCGAGTCGGCCGCTGCTGTCGCTAAAGCACACGTCGGAGCAGTGGGTTGGACAAGTGCTCTCTGCGCTTTTTCCTGAACTCTGCAAGAGTGCGGACTGTGAGGACAAAGTTGTGCGCGAGCGACTTGAATCAATATCGCAGTTAACCGAATCGCTCTCGAAACTGGTTCAGCTGCCCACTCTGAGACCTGAATCACTCTTTGCTTCACTTTTGCAGATCAGGGAAAGTCTCGTGCTGGATGCCAATGCGATTCTCCTTGGTGATCCGGCCGCAACAACGCTTGACGAAATCATTCTCTCCTATCCTGGCTTTCTTGCGACCGCCCACTACCGGCTTGCTCACTTCCTTCATCTGCAAGGATTCAAGCTCGTCCCTCGAATCATCACCGAGAAGGCCCACCGAGAGACTGGAATCGATATTCATCCGGGCGCCCAGATTGGCGAAAGGTTTTTCATCGACCATGGCACGGGAGTTGTGATTGGTGAAACAACGGTCATTGGCTCCGGCGTAAAACTTTATCAAGGCGTGACCCTCGGCGCACTTTCGATTTCGAAGGAAATGGCGAAATCGAAACGCCATCCCACCATCGAAGACGATGTTCTGATTTACGCTAATGCAACGATTCTCGGCGGCGAGACTGTCATCGGTCGTGGCTCGATCATCGGTGGAAACGCCTGGATCACCGAATCCGTCGCCCCTGGCTCCTTTGTGAAATACAACCCAAAATGA
- a CDS encoding SIMPL domain-containing protein (The SIMPL domain is named for its presence in mouse protein SIMPL (signalling molecule that associates with mouse pelle-like kinase). Bacterial member BP26, from Brucella, was shown to assemble into a channel-like structure, while YggE from E. coli has been associated with resistance to oxidative stress.) yields MSENPNRSLIGTGIIAFAVIASTMLLGNAVVRARGGGEIKVTGSARKDIDSDMIAWTGRISYRSDTMGNGYSAVKTAIGKLTDYLKSKGLSEKEIVIGAVQTTALYEEKKEGGYDNGGYRSIKGYDVSQAVTVRSTKVNEVEQISRESTDLIAQGVPLVSETPQFFYTKIGDVKREILGLAAEDARKRAEEVASKSGAGVGDVRGVRMAPLQITPRYDFEIYDSGFNDLTSKEKSISAVVTVTFGVK; encoded by the coding sequence ATGTCAGAAAATCCAAATCGTAGTCTTATCGGAACCGGAATCATCGCCTTTGCGGTGATCGCCTCGACCATGCTCCTCGGCAACGCCGTCGTGCGCGCTCGCGGAGGCGGCGAGATCAAAGTCACTGGCTCCGCCCGCAAGGACATCGACAGCGATATGATCGCCTGGACGGGGCGCATCTCTTATCGTTCGGATACCATGGGAAATGGCTACTCGGCGGTCAAAACGGCGATCGGCAAGCTGACGGATTACTTAAAGAGCAAGGGCTTGAGCGAGAAAGAGATCGTCATCGGTGCGGTCCAGACAACCGCGCTCTACGAAGAAAAGAAGGAAGGCGGATACGACAACGGCGGCTACCGTTCGATCAAAGGCTACGACGTCTCCCAGGCTGTCACGGTGCGATCGACAAAGGTCAACGAAGTCGAGCAGATTAGCCGCGAGTCAACCGACCTCATCGCCCAAGGCGTTCCGCTGGTCAGCGAGACACCGCAGTTCTTCTACACCAAGATCGGTGACGTCAAGCGCGAAATTCTTGGGTTAGCCGCTGAAGACGCCCGTAAGCGAGCTGAAGAAGTCGCTAGTAAGTCTGGCGCCGGAGTTGGCGATGTTCGCGGTGTCCGCATGGCCCCGTTGCAGATCACTCCGCGCTACGACTTTGAAATCTATGACTCAGGTTTCAACGACTTGACCTCGAAAGAGAAGTCGATTTCGGCGGTTGTGACGGTCACGTTCGGTGTGAAGTAG
- the cysK gene encoding cysteine synthase A has protein sequence MKYNSILEAIGNTPHVRLNRLFGDRCNVFMKLERQNPGGSIKDRIALAMIEAAEADGSLKPGTTIIEPTSGNTGIGLALVAAVKGYKLILVMPESMSIERRKIMSAYGATFDLTPKEKGMKGAIERAKELAAETPNSWIPQQFENPANIEVHHRTTAAEILADFPDGLDAIITGVGTGGHITGVAEVLKPQFPSLQVFAVEPAKSPVISGGAPSPHRLQGIGAGFVPANLHTDTLDGVIQIEEAEAFEYARRAAAEEGIFIGISSGASLAAVAKKLPELPDGATVLTFCYDTGERYLSIDDLFTA, from the coding sequence ATGAAATACAACAGCATCCTCGAAGCAATCGGCAACACTCCGCACGTGCGGCTCAACCGGCTTTTTGGGGATCGATGTAACGTCTTCATGAAGCTCGAGCGGCAGAATCCGGGCGGATCGATCAAAGATCGAATCGCGCTCGCCATGATCGAAGCGGCGGAGGCGGATGGGTCGCTCAAGCCGGGAACCACGATTATTGAGCCGACTTCGGGCAACACCGGAATCGGCCTCGCTCTGGTTGCGGCGGTCAAAGGATACAAGTTGATCCTTGTGATGCCCGAGTCGATGTCCATCGAGAGGCGCAAAATCATGTCGGCGTACGGGGCAACCTTCGATCTGACTCCGAAGGAGAAAGGAATGAAGGGCGCGATCGAGCGGGCCAAAGAGCTTGCCGCCGAAACGCCCAATAGCTGGATTCCCCAGCAGTTCGAGAACCCGGCCAACATCGAAGTCCACCACCGAACGACGGCGGCCGAGATTCTGGCTGACTTCCCAGACGGTCTTGATGCGATCATCACCGGAGTCGGAACGGGCGGACACATCACCGGCGTTGCCGAGGTTTTGAAGCCCCAGTTCCCTTCTCTCCAGGTCTTTGCCGTGGAGCCAGCCAAGTCCCCGGTGATCTCGGGTGGAGCCCCTTCGCCCCACCGGCTCCAGGGAATCGGAGCCGGGTTCGTCCCGGCAAACCTCCATACCGATACTCTCGACGGAGTGATCCAGATTGAGGAAGCCGAGGCATTTGAATACGCTCGACGGGCAGCAGCAGAGGAAGGCATCTTCATCGGCATCTCGTCGGGAGCGTCTTTGGCGGCGGTGGCCAAGAAGCTTCCCGAACTCCCGGACGGAGCGACGGTGCTTACCTTCTGCTATGACACGGGCGAGAGATACCTATCCATTGATGATCTTTTTACGGCGTAG
- a CDS encoding carboxymuconolactone decarboxylase family protein, with amino-acid sequence MAHVALKNDYPGIGGLLTSFPETGNILLNLAETLLRGPSSLTSAERETIATMVSAGNKCKFCTMSHAAAARSHWGEDSDIVDSVLAGDYSKLDAKLSALLAIAEHVRGRVTPTPDHLVQQARDAGADDKAIHDTVLIAAAFSMYNRYVEGLATYAPEGIEAYAAMGERLAKQGYLSPRS; translated from the coding sequence ATGGCTCACGTCGCACTTAAGAACGATTATCCCGGCATCGGGGGACTGCTCACAAGCTTTCCCGAAACCGGGAATATCCTCCTCAACCTGGCGGAGACCTTACTGAGAGGGCCGTCGAGCCTCACTTCTGCCGAGCGAGAGACAATCGCCACGATGGTGTCGGCTGGCAACAAGTGCAAGTTCTGCACGATGTCACATGCCGCAGCCGCGCGTTCGCACTGGGGCGAGGATTCGGACATCGTTGATTCGGTCTTAGCAGGGGATTACTCTAAACTTGACGCGAAACTGTCAGCTTTGTTGGCAATTGCCGAACACGTTCGTGGGAGGGTCACCCCAACTCCGGACCACTTGGTCCAGCAAGCACGCGACGCCGGGGCTGATGATAAGGCGATCCACGACACCGTCCTCATTGCTGCCGCTTTCTCGATGTACAACCGCTATGTTGAAGGCCTCGCCACGTACGCACCGGAAGGTATCGAAGCGTACGCAGCGATGGGCGAGCGCCTGGCGAAACAGGGGTACCTGAGCCCTCGTAGCTAG
- a CDS encoding alpha-glucosidase/alpha-galactosidase has product MSAATESHLDHSKADERNGLPGSMPRKVNVLMMGAGSFFTNSVLRDVVLIPDNQGGELRLCDIDGARLQLQMTLMQKLIDTVGQSDKWKLVGSTNRRELMTGIDYVVNSIEVSGTECVRFDNDIPLEFGISQNIGDTLGPGGLMKGMRTIPVYLDILRDMRELCPKAIMLNYTNPMSMMILAGARAVPEIQQIGLCHSVQGTSRMLAGFAEVPYEQVQWQCAGINHLAWFTEFNGPDRKSLYPKLMEMAADRSSDFATKEPVRSDMMLHFGAFITESSGHLSEYLPYYRKRKDLLDKYTDTGYRGEESFYANNWPTWRKTADENRDKMISGEKELDLKRSFEYGAWIIESIEKNAPIVVYGNVAPNQGLISNLPHDGCVEVACLINHNGIQPTKFGRLPSQMAAICDSNMRYFDLAADAAVQKSKQHAEWALMLDPLTSAVCCPAEIRELTKRLFDAEAQFLPGFN; this is encoded by the coding sequence ATGAGTGCCGCCACTGAATCGCACCTCGACCATAGCAAAGCCGACGAGCGCAATGGACTTCCGGGTTCGATGCCTCGCAAAGTCAACGTCCTGATGATGGGCGCCGGGAGCTTCTTTACGAACTCTGTGCTTCGCGATGTCGTCCTGATCCCCGATAACCAAGGCGGCGAACTGCGCCTGTGCGATATCGACGGGGCTCGGCTTCAGCTTCAGATGACCCTGATGCAGAAGCTGATCGATACGGTGGGTCAAAGCGACAAATGGAAGCTTGTAGGCTCGACCAATCGGCGCGAGTTGATGACGGGCATCGACTATGTCGTCAACTCCATCGAAGTCAGCGGAACTGAATGCGTTCGGTTCGATAACGACATCCCACTCGAGTTCGGCATTAGCCAGAACATCGGCGACACTCTTGGTCCCGGCGGCCTCATGAAGGGGATGCGGACGATTCCGGTTTACCTCGACATCCTGCGCGACATGCGCGAGCTTTGCCCCAAGGCGATCATGCTCAACTACACCAATCCCATGAGCATGATGATTCTTGCCGGAGCTCGGGCGGTGCCGGAGATTCAGCAGATCGGCCTTTGCCACTCGGTCCAGGGGACTTCACGAATGCTGGCTGGCTTCGCCGAAGTTCCCTACGAACAGGTTCAGTGGCAATGTGCAGGAATCAACCACCTCGCCTGGTTCACGGAGTTCAACGGTCCAGACAGAAAGTCACTCTATCCCAAGCTCATGGAGATGGCGGCGGATCGATCGTCGGATTTCGCCACCAAGGAACCCGTGCGAAGCGACATGATGCTCCACTTTGGAGCGTTCATCACCGAGTCAAGCGGCCACCTTTCCGAGTACCTTCCCTACTACCGCAAGCGCAAGGACCTTCTTGATAAGTACACCGATACCGGCTACCGTGGCGAGGAGTCGTTCTACGCCAACAACTGGCCCACATGGCGCAAGACGGCGGATGAGAACCGTGACAAGATGATCTCCGGCGAGAAGGAGCTTGACCTCAAGCGGTCGTTCGAATACGGTGCCTGGATCATCGAGTCCATCGAGAAGAACGCTCCCATCGTCGTCTACGGAAACGTTGCCCCGAACCAGGGGTTGATCTCAAACCTCCCTCATGATGGCTGCGTTGAGGTTGCCTGCTTGATCAACCATAACGGGATCCAGCCCACGAAGTTTGGCCGCCTCCCTTCGCAAATGGCGGCGATCTGCGACTCAAACATGCGCTACTTCGACCTCGCCGCAGACGCGGCGGTGCAAAAGTCGAAGCAGCATGCCGAGTGGGCGCTGATGCTCGACCCATTGACTTCGGCCGTGTGCTGCCCGGCAGAGATCCGCGAGCTTACGAAGCGACTCTTCGATGCTGAAGCACAGTTCTTACCTGGCTTTAACTAG
- a CDS encoding choice-of-anchor C family protein: MFTIRVALLLAISAISVSASANILVNGSFELGNYTGSAGVQPIPGTSNILPGWSATNVDWIESYWTAQHGTKSIDLSRVFAGSVEQSFVTVPGTTYSVEFFFAGNPDGNPVVKNAQVTVDSFSQIYTFDTTGFSRPNIGWVQKSFSFVADDTAATLKFASLDATSFGPALDNVSVVAAVPEPATLACLGLGLVALSRRRASR, translated from the coding sequence GTGTTCACAATTCGCGTCGCGCTCCTACTTGCCATCTCGGCCATCTCTGTATCTGCTTCGGCCAATATTCTTGTCAACGGAAGTTTCGAGCTAGGTAACTATACCGGCTCTGCTGGTGTTCAGCCCATCCCCGGTACGTCAAACATTCTCCCCGGTTGGTCCGCGACAAACGTCGACTGGATCGAAAGCTATTGGACTGCCCAACACGGCACTAAGAGTATTGATCTGTCCCGAGTCTTTGCTGGCTCGGTAGAGCAGTCTTTCGTCACGGTTCCCGGCACCACCTACAGCGTCGAATTCTTTTTTGCCGGAAACCCCGACGGTAACCCGGTGGTCAAGAACGCGCAAGTAACTGTAGATTCATTCTCCCAAATCTATACGTTCGACACCACAGGTTTCTCTAGACCGAACATCGGATGGGTGCAAAAATCATTCAGCTTCGTGGCAGATGACACAGCAGCGACTCTAAAGTTTGCGAGCCTCGACGCAACTTCTTTCGGTCCCGCTCTAGACAACGTGTCTGTCGTAGCCGCTGTACCTGAACCCGCGACCCTTGCGTGTCTGGGTCTTGGCCTAGTTGCGCTTAGCCGACGGCGAGCAAGCCGTTAA
- a CDS encoding PEP-CTERM sorting domain-containing protein, translating to MKASELRRGTAVLVSIVFVQISNAQYTATILNKTGFANPKPSGASGSATVGTGDVTVGQVQIPHAMLWTSPGATPIDLNPEGFIQTFATASTGTNQYGYGYGDVTSSRFHALKWSGTAGSYEDLNPTGYQTTQIFGAHGNSQVGIGFGLITNNTWRAMLWQGTANSFVDLSPGTVSSAKAVGVWGSQQVGNTQVNGMHAHAALWSGSAESWVDLHPASFTRTEATGVWNGVQVGFGESTATGNQSHALLWRGSAASVVDLNPTGFSFSQALAISQAGQVGFAYGAATSFRSRAGYWNGTAGSFVNLHSQLTGLGVNFIESQATGIVDNGDIVGWGFDSASNYHALRWSQPVPEPATVAALGLGLVGLVRRRRRN from the coding sequence GTGAAGGCAAGTGAGTTAAGACGAGGTACGGCTGTCTTGGTCAGTATCGTTTTCGTACAGATCAGTAATGCTCAGTACACGGCAACAATTCTGAACAAAACGGGATTTGCTAACCCCAAGCCATCGGGTGCTAGCGGAAGTGCTACCGTGGGAACGGGAGACGTCACGGTTGGGCAGGTTCAGATTCCCCATGCCATGCTGTGGACCTCGCCGGGAGCAACTCCAATTGATCTTAACCCAGAGGGGTTCATCCAAACCTTCGCTACTGCCTCAACCGGTACAAATCAGTACGGATACGGGTACGGAGACGTAACCAGCTCGCGTTTTCATGCGCTTAAGTGGTCGGGGACAGCAGGAAGTTACGAAGATCTTAATCCCACGGGTTATCAAACAACGCAGATTTTTGGAGCTCATGGGAACTCGCAAGTTGGGATTGGTTTTGGTTTGATCACAAACAACACATGGAGGGCGATGCTGTGGCAAGGAACCGCCAATAGCTTTGTCGACCTTTCACCAGGAACGGTCTCCTCTGCGAAAGCAGTCGGGGTCTGGGGATCTCAGCAGGTTGGGAACACCCAAGTGAATGGAATGCATGCGCACGCGGCGTTGTGGAGTGGGTCTGCGGAATCCTGGGTCGACCTTCATCCGGCATCTTTTACACGAACCGAGGCCACTGGAGTTTGGAATGGGGTGCAAGTTGGATTTGGAGAGAGCACGGCAACGGGCAACCAGAGCCACGCTTTGCTTTGGCGAGGGTCGGCGGCTTCTGTTGTTGATCTTAATCCGACCGGTTTCTCGTTCTCGCAAGCTCTCGCGATCTCCCAAGCTGGCCAAGTGGGATTTGCGTATGGCGCGGCGACTTCTTTTCGGAGTCGTGCTGGGTATTGGAACGGTACAGCTGGCTCGTTCGTCAATCTCCATTCTCAGTTGACGGGGCTTGGAGTGAACTTCATTGAGAGCCAAGCCACGGGCATCGTGGATAATGGCGACATCGTTGGTTGGGGTTTCGACAGCGCCAGTAACTATCACGCATTGAGGTGGTCGCAACCTGTTCCCGAGCCGGCCACGGTGGCCGCGCTTGGTCTCGGATTGGTTGGTTTGGTTCGCAGACGTCGACGCAACTAG
- the dnaK gene encoding molecular chaperone DnaK, which translates to MGKTVGIDLGTTNSVVAVMEGGEPVVIATAEGSRTCPSVVGFKQNGERLVGVTAKRQAVVNPDNTISSIKRFIGHQFSEVSGEQSRISYKLKAGKNGQTVAYVPALDKELTPEEVSAMILQKLKTDAESYLGETVDQAVITVPAYFNDAQRTATKNAGEIAGLKVLRIINEPTAASLAYGLDKKANETILVFDLGGGTFDVSVLDVGEGVFEVRSTSGDSHLGGDDFDNKIVDWLAAEFKKDQGVDLLKDRAAVQRLREAAERAKIELSSQMSTQINLPYVTAVDNEPKHLDYSMTRAKFEELTSDLMDRVKKPFNQALEDAKIKAGEVDEIIMVGGSSRMPQVQDLVKKLTGKEPNRSVNPDEVVAIGAAIQAGVLGGEVKNIVLLDVTPLSLGVETQGGIFDKLIDRNTTIPTKKSRVYTTAADNQPEVEIHILQGERPMARDNKSLGRFHLAGIPPAPARVPQIEVTFDIDANGILHVSAQEKGTGAKQSITITGSGNLNRDEIERMVREAEMNAEADQQFQELAELKNKADSLASQTEKTLRDAGDKIDEATRQSATEKIEAVRKAVVSGFEEEIKTTYADLEQLSHSIAEKLYAASGAEGGVSENTATDGEEVIDAEFKEEK; encoded by the coding sequence ATGGGAAAAACAGTAGGAATTGACTTAGGAACTACCAACAGCGTCGTCGCCGTCATGGAGGGCGGTGAGCCAGTCGTTATCGCAACGGCCGAAGGCTCCCGAACCTGCCCATCCGTCGTCGGCTTTAAGCAGAATGGAGAGCGCCTCGTGGGCGTTACTGCAAAGCGACAAGCGGTGGTAAATCCGGACAATACAATTTCGTCGATCAAGCGATTCATCGGCCACCAATTCAGCGAAGTCTCCGGCGAGCAGAGCCGAATCAGCTACAAACTCAAAGCCGGGAAGAACGGGCAGACGGTTGCCTATGTGCCCGCTCTCGATAAGGAGCTAACCCCCGAAGAGGTTTCGGCAATGATTCTTCAGAAGCTGAAGACTGACGCGGAATCGTATCTCGGTGAAACGGTCGACCAGGCGGTCATCACTGTTCCCGCTTACTTCAACGACGCTCAGCGAACCGCAACCAAGAACGCCGGGGAGATCGCCGGACTCAAAGTTCTGCGAATCATCAACGAGCCAACCGCTGCTTCTCTGGCCTACGGGCTCGATAAGAAGGCTAATGAGACCATTCTGGTCTTCGACCTTGGTGGAGGAACGTTCGACGTCTCCGTCCTCGACGTCGGCGAAGGCGTTTTTGAAGTTCGCTCGACCAGTGGCGATAGCCACCTTGGCGGAGACGACTTCGACAATAAGATCGTTGACTGGCTTGCTGCGGAGTTCAAGAAGGACCAGGGCGTCGATCTTCTAAAGGATCGTGCGGCCGTCCAGCGACTTCGTGAGGCTGCAGAGCGAGCAAAGATTGAGCTCTCGAGCCAAATGTCGACTCAGATCAACCTTCCGTACGTCACGGCGGTTGACAACGAGCCGAAGCACCTCGACTACTCCATGACCCGTGCGAAGTTCGAAGAGCTGACCAGCGACTTGATGGACCGAGTCAAGAAGCCATTCAACCAAGCGCTCGAAGACGCAAAGATTAAGGCCGGCGAAGTCGACGAAATCATCATGGTTGGCGGCTCCTCACGAATGCCCCAGGTTCAAGACCTGGTCAAGAAGCTCACCGGCAAAGAGCCGAATCGCTCGGTTAACCCGGACGAAGTCGTTGCCATCGGCGCGGCCATCCAGGCCGGAGTCCTTGGCGGAGAAGTCAAGAACATCGTTCTCCTCGACGTCACCCCGCTGTCGCTGGGTGTCGAGACCCAAGGCGGAATTTTCGACAAGCTGATCGACCGAAACACCACGATTCCAACTAAGAAGAGCCGGGTTTACACAACTGCCGCGGATAACCAGCCGGAGGTCGAAATCCACATCCTTCAGGGTGAGCGACCAATGGCTCGCGACAACAAATCGCTCGGACGCTTCCACCTCGCCGGAATCCCGCCTGCACCGGCCCGGGTTCCGCAGATCGAAGTCACCTTTGATATCGACGCCAACGGAATCCTGCATGTTAGCGCGCAGGAGAAAGGAACCGGTGCCAAGCAGTCGATCACGATCACTGGTTCGGGCAACCTGAACCGTGATGAGATTGAGCGAATGGTTCGAGAGGCCGAAATGAACGCCGAAGCTGACCAGCAATTCCAAGAACTCGCCGAGTTGAAGAACAAGGCCGACAGCCTTGCCTCCCAGACCGAGAAGACACTTCGAGATGCAGGTGACAAGATCGACGAGGCGACGAGACAATCGGCAACCGAGAAGATCGAGGCCGTTCGAAAGGCGGTCGTGAGTGGATTTGAAGAAGAAATCAAGACCACCTACGCCGACCTCGAACAGCTTTCTCACTCGATTGCTGAGAAGTTGTACGCAGCTTCCGGAGCCGAAGGCGGAGTTTCTGAAAACACGGCTACTGACGGCGAAGAAGTCATCGACGCCGAGTTTAAAGAAGAAAAGTAA